A genomic region of Castor canadensis chromosome 16, mCasCan1.hap1v2, whole genome shotgun sequence contains the following coding sequences:
- the Gprin1 gene encoding G protein-regulated inducer of neurite outgrowth 1, translating to MRDCCPFQQKASPAPPKHNLDQSPAMDTRHSGPSGSGEGASCSEGPAGSMACSSPTCTPPLGTATKETHGTSISGTPESTLSGKSEPVSSVKIAPTSLQNRNPTHLKMDSMPSMQAGSIGKEEAGSLMKAGPLLTEKTEPTTSSQGDPGASGRMSPMIPRKEEPRSLGKADLVCTSKVDPVSPRNEGPGSLGKVDPVSSGKVDVSSEKVGSASTVKAEFVSSGEKEPGPRRKVDPVSLKDSDSASTDKTDPGLLGKLSPGLSGKMKPAPSGTGPSGPSERVDPTCVRSADPVSRGNAEIVSSATEDPLFLGKVGPASSGEGGTVSMRITGMVSATQVDGGSGKTESISVKSEGPAPTSKVDTVSLGKVDPVSSGEPGPVSPGWAEQVFMGTTETESSGKEDSVFPRRADPATTSASMKASPSGKVDLETSGKADPVSSGPVGRWSLGTGGAQSAEAKAVTGGKREPQSLEKADSLASDKVDPMSRGKTETAPSEEGDSMSLGKVTPAASGKTVLVPLGKVDPVASAEAIPKAKVDPLPPEKGKPVNTKVAGRSLGKEERRSENQAETQLPGQEVTVSSGRAGALSLQKEQPRASEKVDPASSGKAGFTACGKVEPGSLGKADSASPRKAESRSPGKAAPLTPEKAMPSSFRQSDGKPCGSALSPGAAGSSGGHAEPEPAPSPEASSLGQKDLAATVAERSPRQEAAASPPGPRTRDNFTKAPSWDASGPLPPPPREDAGTQAGARACVSVAVSPMSPQDGAGGPAFSFQAAPRAPSPAPRPPSRRDAGLQVSLGAAETRTVATGPMTPQAAVPPAAPPAFPEVRVRPGSALAAALAPQEAAEPVRDVKWDEKGMTWEVYGAAMEVEVLGMAIQKHLERQIEEHGRQGAPAPPPAARSGPGRAGSVRAAPPDGAAKRPPGLFRALLQSVRRPRCCSRAGPSAE from the coding sequence ATGAGGGACTGCTGCCCCTTCCAGCAAAAGGCCAGCCCTGCCCCACCCAAGCACAACCTTGACCAAAGCCCAGCCATGGACACTAGACACAGCGGTCCCAGTGGGTCTGGGGAAGGGGCCTCCTGTTCTGAGGGCCCTGCTGGAAGCATGGCCTGCTCCTCTCCCACTTGCACCCCTCCCCTAGGGACAGCCACCAAGGAGACACATGGAACCTCGATCTCAGGGACCCCAGAATCCACCTTGTCTGGGAAATCAGAGCCTGTGTCCTCAGTGAAAATTGCTCCCACATCCTTACAGAACAGAAACCCCACACACTTGAAGATGGATTCCATGCCCTCCATGCAGGCAGGTTCCATAGGAAAGGAAGAGGCTGGATCCTTGATGAAAGCAGGTCCCCTGTTGACAGAAAAGACGGAGCCCACGACTTCCAGCCAAGGGGATCCTGGGGCTTCTGGAAGGATGAGTCCCATGATTCCAAGAAAGGAAGAGCCTAGATCCTTGGGAAAAGCAGACCTGGTGTGCACCAGCAAGGTGGACCCAGTGTCCCCAAGGAACGAGGGCCCTGGGTCTTTGGGAAAGGTGGATCCTGTGTCCTCGGGCAAAGTGGATGTGTCCTCCGAGAAAGTGGGCTCTGCATCCACAGTAAAGGCAGAGTTCGTGTCCTCAGGAGAGAAAGAGCCTGGGCCCCGAAGAAAGGTGGACCCTGTGTCCTTGAAAGACTCAGATTCTGCATCCACAGACAAGACAGATCCGGGGCTCTTAGGGAAACTGTCTCCAGGGTTGTCAGGCAAGATGAAGCCTGCACCCTCTGGAACAGGGCCTTCTGGGCCCTCTGAAAGGGTAGACCCTACATGCGTGAGGTCGGCAGATCCTGTATCTAGGGGAAATGCAGAAATTGTGTCTTCTGCAACAGAAGACCCTCTGTTCCTGGGAAAGGTGGGCCCTGCCTCCTCAGGAGAGGGGGGTACCGTGTCCATGAGAATAACAGGAATGGTATCTGCTACACAGGTGGATGGCGGATCGGGAAAAACAGAGTCCATATCTGTGAAAAGTGAAGGTCCTGCGCCTACTAGCAAGGTGGACACTGTTTCCTTGGGAAAGGTGGATCCTGTGTCTTCAGGAGAGCCAGGGCCAGTGTCTCCTGGGTGGGCAGAACAAGTATTCATGGGAACGACAGAAACGGAGTCCTCAGGAAAAGAGGACTCAGTATTCCCTAGAAGGGCGGACCCCGCAACCACCTCAGCAAGCATGAAAGCGTCACCCTCTGGAAAAGTGGATCTTGAGACATCAGGAAAGGCAGACCCTGTATCCTCAGGCCCAGTGGGTCGCTGGTCCCTGGGGACAGGGGGTGCCCAATCTGCAGAAGCTAAGGCAGTGACTGGGGGAAAAAGAGAGCCGCAGTCCTTGGAGAAGGCGGATTCCCTCGCCTCAGATAAGGTGGACCCCATGAGCAGGGGAAAGACAGAAACTGCCCCCTCCGAAGAGGGGGACTCCATGTCTTTAGGAAAGGTGACCCCCGCAGCTTCAGGAAAAACAGTCCTGGTGCCCCTGGGGAAGGTGGATCCTGTGGCCTCGGCAGAAGCCATCCCAAAGGCAAAGGTGGaccctctgcctccagagaaaGGGAAACCTGTGAACACAAAGGTGGCAGGCAGGTCGTTAGGGAAAGAGGAGCGGAGGTCTGAGAACCAGGCAGAAACACAGCTCCCTGGGCAGGAGGTTACTGTATCCTCAGGTCGAGCAGGAGCGCTGTCTTTGCAGAAGGAGCAGCCACGGGCTTCTGAGAAGGTGGATCCCGCATCCTCAGGCAAAGCTGGCTTCACCGCGTGTGGGAAGGTGGAGCCTGGGTCCCTGGGGAAGGCCGACTCTGCATCTCCAAGGAAAGCAGAGTCCCGGTCCCCGGGAAAGGCGGCCCCCCTGACTCCGGAGAAGGCCATGCCCTCCTCTTTCAGGCAATCAGATGGCAAACCCTGCGGCTCAGCCCTGTCTCCCGGCGCTGCGGGGAGCAGCGGAGGTCATGCGGAGCCAGAGCCCGCCCCCAGCCCCGAGGCCTCCAGCCTCGGCCAGAAAGACCTGGCTGCCACTGTGGCCGAGAGAAGCCCCCGCCAGGAGGCCGCCGCGTCCCCACCGGGGCCACGGACTCGCGACAACTTCACCAAGGCGCCATCGTGGGATGCAAGCGGTCccctgccgccgccgccgcgcgaGGACGCGGGCACGCAGGCGGGCGCACGGGCCTGCGTCTCGGTGGCCGTGAGCCCCATGTCTCCGCAGGACGGCGCAGGCGGCCCGGCCTTCAGCTTCCAGGCCGCCCCGCGCGCTCCCAGCCCGGCACCGAGACCGCCCTCACGCCGGGACGCGGGCCTGCAGGTGTCGCTGGGCGCCGCCGAGACACGCACGGTGGCCACCGGTCCCATGACGCCACAGGCCGCCGTGCCACCCGCTGCGCCACCTGCTTTCCCCGAAGTGCGGGTGCGACCCGGTTCGGCGCTGGCGGCCGCCCTGGCGCCCCAGGAGGCAGCCGAGCCGGTGCGCGACGTAAAATGGGACGAGAAGGGCATGACGTGGGAGGTGTACGGTGCCGCCATGGAGGTGGAGGTACTGGGCATGGCCATCCAGAAGCATCTGGAGCGACAGATCGAGGAGCATGGGCGCCAAGGGGCGCCCGCACCGCCGCCCGCCGCCCGCTCGGGACCGGGTCGTGCGGGGTCGGTGCGCGCCGCGCCCCCAGATGGCGCAGCCAAGCGCCCGCCCGGCCTCTTCCGCGCGCTGCTGCAGAGCGTGCGCCGGCCGAGGTGCTGCTCGCGGGCGGGACCCTCAGCCGAATGA